A window of Pantoea agglomerans contains these coding sequences:
- the speG gene encoding spermidine N1-acetyltransferase, which translates to MTVKLRPLEREDLHFVHQLDNNASVMRYWFEEPYEAFVELSDLYNKHIHDQSERRFVVEHDGQKAGLVELVEINHVHRRAEFQIIIDPAHQGKGLASQAAKLAMEYGFSVLNLYKLYLIVDQENEKAIHIYSKLGFETEGVLKHEFFINGEYRNTIRMCIFQHQFLERFRSGGAMVKPTAQ; encoded by the coding sequence ATGACGGTTAAGCTACGCCCGCTGGAGCGGGAAGATCTGCACTTCGTTCATCAGCTGGATAACAACGCCAGCGTTATGCGCTACTGGTTCGAAGAGCCCTACGAGGCGTTTGTCGAACTCTCCGACCTCTACAACAAGCATATTCACGACCAGAGCGAGCGCCGCTTCGTCGTAGAACATGACGGCCAGAAAGCCGGGCTGGTAGAGCTGGTGGAGATCAACCATGTGCATCGCCGCGCCGAGTTTCAGATCATTATCGATCCGGCGCATCAAGGCAAAGGGCTGGCGAGCCAGGCGGCGAAGCTGGCGATGGAGTACGGCTTTTCCGTGCTGAATCTCTACAAGCTCTATCTGATTGTCGATCAGGAGAACGAGAAGGCGATTCACATTTACAGCAAGCTGGGGTTTGAGACGGAGGGCGTGCTGAAGCACGAGTTCTTTATCAACGGCGAGTACCGCAACACCATTCGCATGTGCATTTTCCAGCATCAGTTTCTGGAAAGGTTCCGCTCAGGCGGCGCGATGGTGAAGCCCACCGCGCAGTAG
- a CDS encoding ABC transporter ATP-binding protein, producing MINLQRLSVAHRQGYELRTVVHEVDLQVNAGECFGLVGPSGCGKSSLLWVMAGLNPHWQGSMRLAGNDVAPGRPFTGQLRRDVQMVFQDPYASLHPRHRLRRTLAEPLKLLRRDSIDDRIDQGFRHVGLDPALAERYPHQLSGGQRQRVAIVRALLLEPKILLLDEPTSALDMSVQAEILNLLNDLKRDDGLTMVLVSHDPDVIDHMCDRAARMAQGRIVEQIGA from the coding sequence ATGATTAATCTTCAACGGCTTAGCGTCGCGCACAGGCAGGGCTATGAGCTGCGCACCGTGGTGCATGAGGTCGATCTGCAGGTCAACGCCGGTGAATGCTTCGGCCTGGTCGGCCCCTCCGGCTGCGGCAAGTCGTCGCTGCTGTGGGTGATGGCCGGACTCAATCCGCACTGGCAGGGCAGCATGCGGCTGGCGGGTAACGACGTCGCGCCGGGCAGGCCCTTTACCGGCCAGCTGCGCCGCGACGTGCAGATGGTGTTTCAGGATCCCTACGCTTCGCTGCATCCGCGCCATCGCCTGCGCCGCACCCTGGCGGAGCCGCTGAAGCTGCTGCGCCGCGACAGCATCGACGATCGCATCGACCAGGGCTTTCGCCACGTCGGGCTGGATCCGGCGCTGGCGGAGCGCTATCCCCATCAGCTCTCCGGCGGCCAGCGCCAGCGCGTGGCGATCGTGCGCGCGCTGCTGCTGGAGCCGAAGATCCTGCTGCTGGACGAGCCGACCTCGGCGCTGGATATGTCGGTGCAGGCGGAGATCCTTAACCTGCTGAACGATCTCAAGCGCGACGACGGCCTGACGATGGTGCTGGTCAGCCACGATCCCGACGTGATCGACCATATGTGCGATCGCGCCGCGCGCATGGCGCAGGGGCGCATCGTCGAGCAGATCGGCGCCTGA
- a CDS encoding ABC transporter ATP-binding protein, giving the protein MPNDLLLHAESLSIRSDDALLVDNISFSIGRERVALVGESGSGKSLTARSLMGLLSPALRLHAQKLELAGHDALRLSEKAWSALRGDTVAMVMQDPKYALNPTRTIGWQVEEPLLLHRRLSRSERKEKVCEMLDAVGLPQPRQLMQRYPHQLSGGMGQRVMLAIALITDPAFLIADEPTSALDHAMRDQVLALIRRLVEARNMGLLLISHDLQQVSEHCERVMVMYKGRLLDTLPAADLPHATHPYTRTLWSCRPSKATHGQPLPVLDRAALEANHD; this is encoded by the coding sequence ATGCCAAATGATCTGTTACTTCACGCCGAGTCGCTGAGCATTCGCAGCGACGACGCGCTGCTGGTGGACAACATCAGCTTTAGCATCGGCCGCGAGCGGGTGGCGCTGGTGGGCGAATCGGGCTCCGGCAAGTCGCTGACCGCGCGCTCGCTGATGGGGCTGCTCTCCCCTGCGCTGCGCCTGCACGCGCAAAAACTGGAGTTGGCGGGCCACGACGCGCTGCGCCTGAGCGAAAAAGCCTGGAGCGCGCTGCGCGGCGATACGGTGGCGATGGTGATGCAGGACCCGAAATATGCGCTCAACCCGACGCGCACCATCGGCTGGCAGGTGGAGGAGCCGCTGCTGCTGCACCGCCGCCTCAGCCGCAGCGAGCGCAAAGAGAAAGTGTGCGAAATGCTCGACGCGGTGGGCCTGCCGCAGCCGCGCCAGCTGATGCAGCGCTATCCGCACCAGCTCTCCGGCGGTATGGGCCAGCGCGTGATGCTGGCGATCGCGCTGATTACCGATCCCGCCTTTTTGATCGCCGACGAGCCAACCTCGGCGCTCGATCACGCCATGCGCGATCAGGTGCTGGCGCTGATCCGTCGGCTGGTCGAGGCGCGCAATATGGGCCTGCTGCTGATCAGCCACGATCTGCAGCAGGTCTCCGAACACTGTGAGCGCGTGATGGTGATGTACAAAGGGCGGCTGCTCGATACGCTGCCCGCCGCCGATCTGCCCCACGCTACCCATCCCTATACGCGCACGCTCTGGTCGTGCCGTCCGAGCAAAGCGACCCACGGCCAGCCGCTGCCGGTGCTGGATCGCGCCGCGCTGGAGGCGAATCATGATTAA
- a CDS encoding ABC transporter permease, protein MTQQLSELETVRPRRRRRRVTSLTIGLTLVAVLVLTALLAPLLAPVDPNMQTISARLLPPSAQHWFGTDGFGRDLLSRVIYGARPTLLLVSLILVLTIPVGLLVGITAGYVGGWTERVLMRITDIFLSLPNLVIALALVAMLGPGLMNGALALALTSWPPFARQARAETLALRRSDYLAAARMQGITGLRLMFGHILPLCLPTAVVRAALSLGGIILSAAGLGFLGMGVQPPTAEWGSMVAEGSKVIFDQWWVAAAPGGAILFASLAFNLTGDGLRDRLDTRHAK, encoded by the coding sequence ATGACGCAACAACTCTCTGAACTCGAAACCGTGCGGCCGCGCCGCCGCCGTCGCCGCGTCACCTCGCTGACCATCGGCCTGACGCTGGTAGCGGTGCTGGTGCTGACCGCCCTGCTCGCACCGCTGCTGGCGCCTGTCGACCCCAATATGCAGACCATTTCGGCGCGCCTGCTGCCGCCGTCGGCGCAGCACTGGTTCGGCACCGACGGCTTCGGCCGCGATCTGCTCTCACGGGTGATCTACGGCGCGCGTCCGACGCTGCTGCTGGTGTCGCTGATCCTGGTGCTGACCATTCCGGTCGGTCTGCTGGTCGGCATTACCGCCGGCTACGTTGGCGGCTGGACGGAGCGCGTGCTGATGCGCATTACCGATATCTTCCTCTCGCTGCCGAATCTGGTGATTGCGCTGGCGCTGGTGGCGATGCTCGGGCCTGGCCTGATGAACGGCGCGCTGGCGCTGGCGCTCACCAGCTGGCCACCCTTCGCCCGCCAGGCGCGCGCCGAAACCCTGGCGCTGCGCCGCAGCGACTATCTGGCCGCCGCGCGGATGCAGGGCATTACCGGGCTACGCCTGATGTTTGGCCATATTCTGCCGCTTTGCCTGCCTACCGCCGTGGTGCGCGCCGCGCTCAGCCTCGGCGGCATTATCCTTTCCGCCGCCGGCCTCGGCTTCCTCGGCATGGGCGTACAGCCGCCGACCGCCGAATGGGGCTCGATGGTGGCAGAAGGCAGCAAAGTAATTTTCGACCAGTGGTGGGTCGCTGCCGCCCCCGGCGGGGCGATTCTGTTCGCCAGCCTGGCCTTTAACCTGACAGGCGACGGCCTGCGCGACCGACTGGATACCCGCCATGCCAAATGA
- a CDS encoding ABC transporter permease has product MAQSASEAGFARHIWPRLSRLVTSLLSLLVTLLGLLAFTFMLSHLSPVDPVQQIAGDHASEATYAQVRHELGLDQPVLVQFWRYLEHLARGDLGLSQLTSQPVANDLMQTFPATIELATCSMIFAALFGVSLALLAAWKPGSAIDNVARFVSLLGYSVPVFWLGLLGLLLFYAVLHWSAGPGRLDDLYVYTLEPKTGFVLIDSWLSGDREMFRNAIAHLWLPVVILGLLAMAGITRLLRAALLEESSKEYVTLARAKGAGRGRILLRHIFPNVLGTLVTVIALSYATLLEGSVLTETVFAWPGVGRYMTNALFSADVPAILGSTLLIGACFILLNALADALTWLTDPRTR; this is encoded by the coding sequence ATGGCGCAGTCAGCCTCAGAGGCCGGGTTCGCCCGGCATATCTGGCCGCGCCTGTCGCGGCTGGTAACCAGCCTGCTGTCGCTGCTGGTGACGCTGCTCGGGCTGCTGGCCTTTACCTTTATGCTCTCCCACCTCTCCCCGGTGGATCCGGTGCAGCAGATCGCCGGCGATCACGCCAGCGAAGCGACCTATGCGCAGGTGCGCCACGAGCTGGGGCTGGATCAGCCGGTGCTGGTGCAGTTCTGGCGCTACCTTGAACATCTGGCGCGCGGCGATCTCGGTCTTTCCCAGCTGACCAGTCAGCCGGTGGCGAACGATCTGATGCAGACCTTTCCCGCTACCATCGAGCTGGCGACCTGCTCGATGATCTTCGCCGCGCTCTTCGGCGTCAGCCTGGCGCTGCTCGCCGCCTGGAAGCCTGGCAGCGCGATCGATAACGTGGCGCGCTTCGTCTCTCTGCTCGGCTACTCGGTGCCGGTGTTCTGGCTCGGCCTGCTCGGGCTGCTGCTGTTCTACGCCGTGCTGCACTGGTCGGCCGGACCGGGCCGCCTCGACGATCTCTACGTCTATACGCTGGAGCCGAAAACCGGCTTTGTGCTGATCGATAGCTGGCTCTCCGGCGATCGCGAGATGTTCCGCAACGCTATCGCCCATCTCTGGCTGCCGGTGGTGATCCTCGGCCTGCTGGCGATGGCGGGCATTACCCGCCTGCTGCGCGCCGCGCTGCTGGAAGAGAGCAGCAAAGAGTATGTGACGCTGGCGCGCGCTAAAGGCGCCGGTCGCGGCCGCATTCTGCTGCGCCATATCTTTCCCAACGTGCTGGGCACGCTGGTGACGGTGATCGCCCTCTCCTACGCCACGCTGCTGGAAGGCTCGGTGCTGACCGAGACCGTCTTCGCCTGGCCGGGCGTCGGGCGCTATATGACCAACGCGCTCTTCTCTGCCGACGTTCCCGCTATCCTCGGCTCTACGCTGCTGATCGGCGCCTGCTTCATACTGCTCAACGCCCTGGCGGACGCCTTAACCTGGTTAACCGATCCGAGAACCCGATGA
- a CDS encoding ABC transporter substrate-binding protein, translating to MKKTAASLLALSLTAAFAAQAATPKDTLVIAQSIDDADSFDPAKGFELTSVQAFTNIYQRLVQSDPQNPTDLKPTLATSWQPGSDNRSLTFELRKDAKFSSGNPLRPEDVIFSLGRVVKLNLDPSFILTQLGWTKENVDTFLKKVDDNHVQISWTANVSPTYVLSLLSAPVSSIVDEKTVTANEKNGDLGNGWLATNSAGSGPYQIRKVVLHQVVLLSANPTSPAGAPKLKNVLIKNVPEPAARRLLLEQGDADIARNLGADQIAALKGKTGVKTEAYPMASLYYIQFNIGGNDTLKNPALWEAARYLFDYKGIANDLLKGQFDVHQTFLPKGFLGAVNDTPYSYDPEKAKAILQKAGLTNVSFDLSTSNQPPYLDIAQALQGSFAKGGVKINVQPGLSSEVSTRVKAHKYQATLNAWGADYFDPNTNAASFAYNPEDGSKTIAYRSDWHIPELNKQVLAATAESDPQKRVALYKAMQESVLKNSPYVIGLQARNLVALRDNLKGYVQGINPDMVYYSQVSK from the coding sequence ATGAAAAAAACCGCTGCTTCCCTGTTGGCGCTTTCGCTGACAGCCGCCTTTGCCGCGCAGGCCGCCACGCCAAAAGATACGCTGGTTATTGCCCAGTCGATCGATGACGCCGACAGCTTCGATCCCGCCAAAGGGTTTGAGCTGACCAGCGTGCAGGCCTTCACCAATATTTATCAGCGCCTGGTCCAGTCCGATCCGCAAAATCCGACCGATCTGAAACCGACGCTGGCGACCAGCTGGCAGCCGGGCAGCGACAACCGCAGCCTGACCTTTGAACTGCGTAAAGACGCTAAATTCTCCAGCGGCAATCCGCTGCGCCCGGAAGATGTCATCTTCTCGCTGGGCCGCGTGGTAAAGCTTAACCTCGATCCCTCTTTTATTCTGACGCAGCTCGGCTGGACCAAAGAGAACGTCGACACCTTCCTGAAGAAAGTTGACGACAACCATGTGCAGATCAGCTGGACCGCTAACGTCAGCCCGACCTACGTGCTGAGCCTGCTCTCCGCGCCGGTCTCCTCTATCGTCGATGAAAAAACCGTGACGGCGAACGAGAAGAATGGCGATCTGGGCAACGGCTGGCTGGCGACAAACTCGGCGGGCAGCGGCCCCTATCAAATCCGTAAAGTGGTGCTGCATCAGGTGGTGCTGCTGAGCGCCAACCCGACCTCGCCGGCGGGCGCGCCGAAGCTGAAAAACGTGCTGATTAAAAACGTGCCGGAACCTGCGGCGCGCCGTCTGCTGCTGGAGCAGGGTGACGCGGATATCGCACGTAACCTCGGTGCCGATCAGATCGCCGCGCTGAAAGGCAAGACGGGCGTGAAGACCGAAGCCTACCCGATGGCGTCGCTCTACTACATTCAGTTTAACATCGGCGGCAACGACACCCTGAAGAACCCGGCGCTGTGGGAAGCGGCACGCTACCTGTTCGACTATAAGGGCATCGCCAACGATCTGCTGAAAGGCCAGTTCGACGTACACCAGACCTTCCTGCCGAAGGGCTTCCTCGGCGCGGTCAACGATACCCCTTACAGCTACGATCCTGAAAAGGCGAAGGCGATTCTGCAGAAAGCGGGCCTGACCAACGTCAGCTTCGATCTCTCTACCAGCAACCAGCCGCCCTATCTCGATATTGCACAGGCGCTGCAGGGCAGCTTTGCTAAAGGCGGCGTGAAGATCAACGTGCAGCCGGGCCTGAGTTCGGAAGTCTCCACCCGCGTTAAGGCGCATAAGTATCAGGCAACGCTGAACGCCTGGGGCGCGGACTATTTCGATCCCAACACCAACGCCGCCTCTTTCGCCTATAACCCGGAAGACGGCAGCAAAACCATCGCCTACCGCTCCGACTGGCACATTCCCGAGCTGAACAAGCAGGTGCTGGCGGCGACCGCGGAGAGCGATCCGCAGAAGCGCGTAGCGCTCTATAAAGCGATGCAGGAGTCGGTGCTGAAAAACTCGCCGTATGTGATCGGCCTGCAGGCGCGCAATCTGGTCGCCCTGCGCGACAACCTGAAGGGCTACGTGCAGGGCATCAACCCTGATATGGTCTACTACTCGCAGGTCAGCAAATAA
- the mgtA gene encoding magnesium-translocating P-type ATPase, translating into MSELKLESQTLAKNSRRATQSGAKHYLIEQEADRTIEATLAHLHSQGEGLSQQEAERRLSQFGPNEVAQEKAPPALLQLLMAFHNPFIYVLLALALVSFFTDYWLPLRAGEAGDLTGVIIICTMVTLSALLRFWQEFRTNRAAQALKSLVRTTATVMRDGAPQEIAMRELVPGDIVLLSAGDLVPADVRLIRSRDLCVSQAVLTGESLPVEKVDLSAEVAVKSSGGRSAGKSLLERDNICLMGASVSGGSACAVVVATGSQTYFGSLAKSLVGSRAQTAFDRGVNSVSMLLIRFMLVMVPVVLLINGFSKGDWTDAALFALAVAVGLTPEMLPMIVSSNLAKGAMAMSQRKVIVKRLNAIQNLGAMDLLCTDKTGTLTQDEIQLSHVLNCDGAEDERVLLLGWLNSSSQTGGKNPMDRAVARAGALRISEAQRSRYHKQDELPFDFARRRLSVLLEDLQRGESLLVCKGAVEEMLAASTFVRVNGERVPLCAARRAVLQKLADDYNQQGFRVLLVATREGSIALPLTQAEERELTLEGMLTFLDPPKASAGEAIKALRASGVAVKVLTGDNPTITARICREVGLDASGMLTGDEIEAMSDLELAQAAERSSLFARLTPPQKARLVRQFQRNGHTVGFLGDGINDAPALRDADVGISVDSAADIAKESSDIILLEKDLRVLEAGVLKGRETFGNIIKYLNMTASSNYGNVFSVLIASAFIPFLPMLSIHLLLQNLMYDISQLALPWDKMDPEFLRQPRKWDAGNIRRFMLWMGPTSSLFDITTFALMWFVFGANHAGVQSLFQSGWFVEGLLSQTLVVHMLRTQKIPFIQSRAALPVLLTTFAIMAIGIAIPFSPLGAMVGLVPLPAAYFPWLAATLFGYCLVAQGMKRIYIRRFGQWF; encoded by the coding sequence ATGTCCGAATTAAAACTGGAAAGCCAGACGCTGGCGAAAAATAGCCGCCGCGCCACACAAAGCGGCGCAAAACATTATTTAATCGAGCAGGAAGCCGATCGGACCATTGAGGCGACGCTGGCCCATTTGCACAGCCAGGGGGAGGGGCTGAGCCAGCAGGAAGCGGAGCGCCGTCTGTCGCAGTTCGGCCCTAACGAAGTGGCGCAGGAGAAAGCGCCGCCCGCGCTGCTGCAGCTGCTGATGGCCTTTCATAACCCCTTTATCTACGTGCTGCTGGCACTGGCGCTGGTGAGCTTTTTCACCGACTACTGGCTGCCGCTGCGCGCGGGGGAGGCGGGCGATCTTACCGGCGTAATCATCATCTGCACTATGGTAACGCTGAGCGCGCTGCTGCGCTTCTGGCAGGAGTTCCGCACCAACCGTGCTGCGCAGGCGCTGAAGTCGCTGGTGCGCACCACCGCGACCGTGATGCGCGACGGCGCGCCGCAGGAGATTGCCATGCGCGAGCTGGTGCCGGGCGATATCGTGCTGCTCAGCGCAGGGGATCTTGTGCCGGCCGACGTGCGCCTGATCCGCTCGCGCGATCTCTGCGTGAGCCAGGCGGTGCTGACGGGCGAGTCGCTGCCGGTGGAGAAAGTCGATCTCAGCGCCGAGGTGGCGGTAAAAAGCAGCGGCGGCCGGTCAGCAGGCAAAAGCCTGCTGGAGCGGGATAACATCTGCCTGATGGGGGCCAGCGTCTCTGGCGGCAGCGCCTGCGCGGTAGTGGTGGCGACCGGCAGCCAGACTTACTTCGGCTCGCTGGCGAAGTCGCTGGTTGGCAGCCGCGCCCAGACCGCGTTCGATCGCGGCGTCAACAGCGTCAGCATGCTGCTGATCCGCTTTATGCTGGTTATGGTGCCGGTGGTGCTGTTGATTAACGGCTTCAGCAAAGGCGACTGGACCGACGCCGCGCTGTTCGCGCTGGCGGTCGCCGTGGGGCTGACGCCGGAGATGCTGCCGATGATCGTCAGCTCTAACCTGGCGAAAGGGGCGATGGCGATGTCGCAGCGCAAGGTGATCGTTAAACGCCTTAACGCCATTCAAAACCTCGGCGCGATGGATCTGCTCTGCACCGATAAAACCGGCACCCTGACGCAGGATGAGATCCAGCTGTCGCACGTGCTCAACTGCGACGGCGCAGAGGATGAGCGCGTGCTGCTGCTCGGCTGGCTGAACAGCAGCAGCCAGACGGGGGGCAAAAACCCGATGGATCGGGCGGTGGCGCGCGCCGGCGCCCTGCGCATCAGCGAGGCGCAGCGCAGCCGCTATCACAAACAGGATGAGCTGCCATTTGATTTCGCGCGGCGTCGCCTGTCGGTGCTGCTGGAGGATCTGCAGCGGGGCGAATCGCTGCTGGTGTGCAAGGGCGCCGTCGAGGAGATGCTCGCCGCGTCGACTTTCGTGCGCGTCAACGGCGAACGCGTGCCGCTCTGCGCGGCGCGCCGGGCGGTGCTGCAAAAGCTGGCGGACGACTATAACCAGCAGGGCTTCCGCGTGCTGCTGGTGGCGACGCGCGAAGGGAGTATCGCGCTGCCGCTGACGCAGGCGGAGGAGCGTGAGCTGACGCTGGAAGGGATGCTGACCTTCCTCGACCCGCCGAAGGCGAGCGCAGGCGAAGCGATTAAGGCGCTGCGCGCCAGCGGCGTGGCGGTCAAGGTGCTGACCGGCGACAACCCGACAATTACCGCGCGCATCTGCCGCGAGGTCGGACTGGACGCCAGCGGAATGCTGACCGGCGACGAGATCGAGGCGATGAGCGACCTTGAGCTGGCGCAGGCCGCAGAGCGCAGCTCCCTGTTCGCCAGGCTGACGCCGCCGCAGAAGGCGCGGCTGGTGCGGCAGTTCCAGCGCAACGGCCATACGGTCGGCTTCCTCGGCGACGGCATCAACGACGCCCCGGCGCTGCGCGACGCCGACGTCGGCATCTCGGTCGACAGCGCGGCGGATATCGCCAAAGAGTCCTCTGACATTATTCTGCTGGAGAAAGATCTGCGCGTGCTGGAGGCGGGCGTGCTGAAAGGGCGGGAAACCTTCGGCAATATCATCAAGTACCTGAACATGACCGCCAGCTCTAACTACGGCAACGTCTTTTCCGTCTTGATCGCCAGCGCCTTTATTCCGTTTCTGCCGATGCTGTCGATTCACCTGCTGCTGCAGAACCTGATGTACGACATCTCCCAGCTGGCGCTGCCCTGGGACAAAATGGACCCGGAGTTCCTGCGCCAGCCGCGCAAATGGGACGCCGGCAATATCCGGCGCTTTATGCTGTGGATGGGGCCGACCTCGTCGCTGTTCGATATCACCACCTTCGCGCTGATGTGGTTCGTCTTTGGCGCGAATCACGCGGGCGTGCAGTCGCTGTTCCAGTCCGGCTGGTTTGTTGAAGGGCTGCTGTCGCAGACGCTGGTGGTGCATATGCTGCGCACGCAGAAGATCCCCTTTATTCAGAGCCGCGCGGCGCTGCCGGTGCTGCTGACCACCTTCGCCATTATGGCGATCGGCATCGCTATTCCTTTCTCGCCGCTCGGCGCGATGGTCGGGCTGGTGCCGCTGCCGGCTGCCTATTTCCCCTGGCTGGCGGCGACGCTGTTCGGCTACTGCCTGGTGGCGCAGGGCATGAAGCGGATCTATATCCGCCGCTTCGGCCAGTGGTTCTAG
- the mgtU gene encoding magnesium transporter protection protein MgtU — translation MNRKGLDRAFIGVALIAVALILLTVIVR, via the coding sequence ATGAACAGAAAAGGGCTCGACCGGGCATTTATCGGCGTTGCGCTTATCGCGGTCGCGCTGATTCTGCTGACGGTGATTGTGCGCTAA
- a CDS encoding ShlB/FhaC/HecB family hemolysin secretion/activation protein, producing MYLRHKSFPLSFSLLAGAFLTAQAAAADAFPDAGEQIRQQQQRQQALERQIEPQAPDVRLSPPASSFGRINFPAEKPCFPIARVELQGQQALPHWLPLQRIASQAQGKCLGAQGINLLMSALQNRLVDHGYVTTRVLAPSQDLNSGALRLVILPGYVREAKLTPDSDRHLWLYSAFPAHAGNLLDLRDIEQGLENLQRLPTVQADMSVVPGEQPGESDIQVRWKQQKMWRVGLSLDDSGTRSTGRYLGGVTLSLDNPFALSDLFYLSATHDLQGEGGKGSKNFTGHYSVPFGYWMFSVTGSDYDYHQTVAGTNQDYRYSGKSKSLDLQLSRVLHRSGSQKTSLSWDVLTRETRNYINDTEVQVQRRQTAAWRIGLQHRHYIQQATLDAGVSYQRGTRWFGAQPAPEEYFGEATALSKIVQLNAQFNLPFSIGDQRFRYNMQYLRQMSSTPLTPQEQFAIGNRWTVRGFDGERTLNASHGWYLRNDIAWSTPLPAQEFYLGADYGEVSGAGSELLTGQHLAGGVAGLRGQAFNTGYDLFIGTPLSKPDGLRTSKVTLGFNLNWSY from the coding sequence ATGTATCTTCGCCATAAATCTTTTCCGCTCTCTTTCTCTCTGCTGGCTGGCGCTTTTTTAACCGCCCAGGCCGCTGCCGCCGACGCCTTTCCCGACGCCGGTGAACAGATCCGCCAGCAGCAACAGCGCCAGCAGGCGCTGGAGCGGCAAATCGAACCGCAGGCACCCGACGTGCGGCTTTCGCCGCCGGCTTCCAGCTTCGGACGCATTAACTTTCCCGCAGAAAAACCCTGTTTCCCCATCGCGCGCGTCGAGCTGCAGGGGCAGCAGGCGCTGCCGCACTGGCTGCCGCTGCAGCGTATCGCCAGCCAGGCGCAGGGAAAATGCCTGGGCGCGCAGGGCATTAATTTGCTGATGAGCGCCCTGCAAAACCGGCTGGTGGATCACGGCTATGTCACCACGCGCGTGCTGGCGCCTTCGCAGGATCTCAACAGCGGCGCGCTGCGGCTGGTGATCCTGCCCGGCTACGTGCGGGAGGCGAAGCTGACGCCGGATAGCGATCGCCATCTCTGGCTCTACAGTGCCTTTCCCGCCCACGCCGGCAACCTGCTGGATTTACGCGATATTGAACAGGGGCTGGAAAACCTGCAGCGGCTGCCGACCGTGCAGGCCGATATGTCGGTGGTGCCCGGCGAACAGCCTGGCGAGAGCGATATTCAGGTGCGCTGGAAGCAGCAAAAAATGTGGCGCGTCGGCCTCTCGCTGGACGATTCCGGCACCCGCAGCACCGGCCGCTATTTGGGCGGGGTCACGCTGTCGCTCGACAACCCTTTTGCGCTGAGCGATCTCTTTTATCTGTCCGCCACGCACGATCTGCAAGGCGAGGGCGGCAAGGGCAGCAAAAACTTCACCGGCCACTACTCGGTGCCGTTCGGCTACTGGATGTTCTCCGTGACGGGCAGCGACTATGACTATCACCAGACGGTGGCCGGTACGAACCAGGACTACCGCTACAGCGGGAAAAGCAAAAGCCTCGATCTGCAGCTCAGCCGCGTACTGCACCGCAGCGGCTCGCAGAAAACCTCGCTCAGCTGGGATGTGCTGACGCGCGAAACCCGCAACTATATCAACGATACCGAGGTGCAGGTGCAGCGGCGACAGACCGCTGCCTGGCGTATTGGCCTGCAGCATCGCCACTATATCCAGCAGGCCACGCTGGACGCTGGCGTCAGCTATCAGCGCGGCACGCGCTGGTTTGGCGCGCAGCCTGCGCCGGAGGAGTATTTCGGCGAGGCGACGGCCCTGAGCAAAATCGTGCAGCTTAACGCGCAGTTCAACCTGCCGTTCAGCATCGGCGATCAGCGTTTTCGTTACAACATGCAGTACCTGCGTCAGATGAGCAGCACGCCGCTTACGCCGCAGGAACAGTTCGCGATCGGCAACCGCTGGACGGTGCGCGGCTTCGACGGCGAGCGCACGCTTAACGCCAGCCACGGCTGGTATCTGCGCAACGATATCGCCTGGAGCACGCCGCTGCCCGCGCAGGAGTTCTATCTCGGCGCGGACTACGGCGAGGTGAGCGGCGCAGGCAGCGAGCTGCTGACCGGCCAGCACCTGGCGGGCGGCGTGGCGGGGCTGCGCGGGCAGGCCTTTAACACCGGCTATGACCTGTTTATCGGCACGCCGCTCTCTAAACCAGACGGCCTGCGCACCAGCAAGGTTACGCTCGGCTTCAACCTTAACTGGAGCTACTGA
- a CDS encoding toxin-activating lysine-acyltransferase: MRAGNYEIKSPLILGGDESEAEVLGAAVWLWMHSPLHRDAPLHALPTLLLPIVKQRQYVLVAEAGEPVFFFSWAWLNEEAEARYLTLPAIHFPPEDWNSGERMWCCDWIAPFGHTAAMSRLVRRDLFPHACWRALDHRGEQRSKRVLNFHGASVSREAAKAWRQHHPLAVALPQI, translated from the coding sequence ATGCGCGCGGGAAACTATGAGATTAAATCGCCGCTGATCCTCGGCGGCGACGAGAGCGAGGCGGAGGTGCTGGGCGCCGCGGTCTGGCTGTGGATGCACTCGCCGCTGCATCGCGACGCTCCGCTGCACGCGCTGCCGACGCTGCTGCTGCCGATCGTTAAGCAGCGGCAGTACGTGCTGGTCGCCGAAGCGGGCGAGCCAGTTTTTTTCTTTAGCTGGGCCTGGCTGAATGAGGAGGCGGAAGCGCGCTATCTCACGCTGCCCGCTATCCATTTTCCGCCTGAAGACTGGAACAGCGGCGAGCGCATGTGGTGCTGTGACTGGATCGCGCCGTTTGGCCATACCGCGGCGATGAGCCGTCTGGTGCGCCGCGACCTTTTTCCTCACGCCTGCTGGCGCGCGCTAGACCATCGTGGCGAACAGCGCAGCAAGCGCGTGCTGAATTTTCACGGCGCCAGCGTCAGCCGCGAGGCGGCAAAAGCGTGGCGGCAGCACCATCCGCTCGCCGTGGCGTTACCGCAAATCTGA